The following are encoded in a window of Maridesulfovibrio ferrireducens genomic DNA:
- a CDS encoding flagellar basal body-associated FliL family protein, with amino-acid sequence MAEENGQEAKKKGSMLKWIILVLLLAVLGGGGFFAYQKFFAGAPEDAAEVSKTEEAVDPNAAPLPGDGFTVTLPTFVVNLADPLGRRYLKLGIDVEVISEEAVAELNKKEPMVKDTLILLLSSKTFQDLSSMENKILLKKEIVDRLNQIMGGAKVSQVYFTDMVIQ; translated from the coding sequence ATGGCCGAAGAAAATGGACAGGAAGCGAAGAAAAAAGGCAGCATGCTGAAGTGGATTATTCTTGTTCTGCTTCTTGCAGTTCTCGGCGGCGGCGGATTTTTCGCCTATCAGAAGTTTTTTGCAGGAGCGCCGGAAGATGCGGCTGAAGTTTCAAAAACCGAAGAAGCAGTTGATCCTAATGCTGCTCCCTTGCCCGGTGATGGTTTCACCGTTACTTTGCCGACTTTTGTTGTAAACCTTGCTGACCCGCTTGGACGAAGATATTTGAAATTGGGTATTGATGTAGAAGTCATCAGCGAAGAAGCTGTTGCGGAGCTTAATAAGAAAGAGCCGATGGTTAAGGATACGCTTATTCTGCTTCTTTCCAGTAAAACTTTTCAGGATTTGTCCAGTATGGAGAACAAGATTCTCCTAAAGAAAGAAATTGTAGACCGGCTCAACCAGATTATGGGTGGAGCTAAGGTTTCGCAGGTATATTTTACAGATATGGTTATTCAGTAG
- the fliN gene encoding flagellar motor switch protein FliN, whose protein sequence is MMSDDLDQDKLAQEWADALTEDTDSGDALGSDPGDGNDDALADEWASALSEQGDDAGSDDALADEWAAALGEQDDDAGAGDAGGGSDDALADEWASALAEDTGDDIRKEKEQEFLRTQTRDADFNDFTSEAKNPRHDGSRRDLDFILDIPLDVSAELGRTKMLINELLQLGAGSVVELTKLAGEPLEIYVNGKLVARGEAVVINEKFGIRLTDIISPIERVKHLA, encoded by the coding sequence ATGATGTCTGATGATCTTGATCAGGATAAACTCGCACAGGAGTGGGCGGATGCGCTAACCGAAGATACGGATAGCGGTGATGCTTTGGGATCAGACCCCGGTGACGGCAATGATGACGCTCTTGCTGATGAATGGGCTTCTGCTCTTTCTGAGCAGGGTGACGATGCCGGCAGCGATGATGCTCTTGCCGATGAATGGGCGGCAGCTCTTGGTGAACAGGACGACGATGCCGGAGCCGGAGATGCCGGCGGGGGAAGTGACGACGCTCTTGCTGATGAGTGGGCTTCCGCATTGGCTGAGGATACCGGAGATGATATCCGGAAAGAAAAGGAACAGGAGTTTCTTCGTACTCAGACCAGAGACGCAGATTTTAATGATTTTACAAGCGAAGCAAAAAATCCTCGTCATGACGGTTCAAGACGTGACCTTGATTTTATTCTCGATATTCCTCTTGATGTTTCAGCTGAACTTGGCCGCACTAAAATGCTTATTAATGAGCTTTTACAGCTTGGAGCAGGTTCTGTTGTAGAGCTTACCAAGCTTGCAGGTGAGCCTCTTGAAATTTATGTGAATGGAAAGTTGGTTGCCAGAGGGGAAGCGGTTGTAATTAACGAGAAATTCGGTATCAGACTTACCGATATTATCAGTCCTATTGAGCGGGTTAAACACCTTGCTTAA
- the fliO gene encoding flagellar biosynthetic protein FliO — MLNASVPLAMSVPDAGVSSVLKMSGALFFILGMLLLVFYFMRRLNLGVSFSGVRNKELQIVERLPLGPRQNITVIKYRGQDLVLGVTQDKITLLQAREEVHGKDEKDFAGFLKKENTGSSDS; from the coding sequence TTGCTTAACGCTTCTGTGCCGCTTGCTATGTCTGTCCCTGATGCTGGGGTCAGTTCCGTGCTTAAAATGTCGGGAGCACTTTTTTTTATTCTGGGAATGCTTCTTTTGGTTTTTTATTTTATGCGGCGTCTTAATCTTGGCGTATCCTTTTCCGGTGTGCGGAACAAAGAGTTGCAGATTGTAGAACGTCTTCCGCTCGGACCGCGTCAGAATATTACAGTTATTAAGTATCGCGGTCAGGATCTTGTGCTTGGTGTTACTCAGGATAAAATTACTCTGCTTCAAGCAAGGGAAGAAGTTCATGGAAAGGATGAAAAAGATTTTGCCGGATTTCTTAAAAAAGAAAATACCGGCTCTTCTGACTCTTAG